In one Thermosipho ferrireducens genomic region, the following are encoded:
- the hslU gene encoding ATP-dependent protease ATPase subunit HslU — protein sequence MTKNFDQLTPKEIVAELDKYIIGQRDAKKAVAVAVRNRIRRQKLPEEWRKEITPKNILMIGPTGVGKTEIARRLAQLSGSPFLKVEATRFTEVGYVGKNVDSMIRELVEISVNMVKQKKMKEVEEKAKQNVENRILEVLIPSKKRPSQIPFANIFGIQEPAQPVENAREVHEKREELREKLRNGELDNEEIEIEIESGNPPIGFIGIPEMEDMGMDLSQLLGNILPKHKKKRKVKISEAKRILLPIEEEKLVDMDDVIQEALKLAQNRGIIFIDEMDKIAGNGGHGPDVSRQGVQRDLLPIVEGTTITTKYGPVKTDFILFIAAGAFHVSKPTELIPELQGRFPIRVELEPLNMKDFVRILTEPENALTKQYQALLYTEGVRLDFTEDGIEEIATVAYNLNQKLENIGARRLYTVMEKVLEEVMFEAPETDEKITVDREFVKGKLKGIVEDENLSSYIL from the coding sequence ATGACTAAAAATTTCGATCAATTAACTCCAAAAGAAATTGTTGCTGAACTTGATAAATATATTATTGGTCAGCGTGATGCAAAAAAAGCTGTTGCTGTTGCTGTAAGGAACCGTATTAGAAGGCAAAAGTTGCCTGAGGAGTGGCGAAAAGAAATTACTCCAAAAAATATTTTGATGATAGGTCCAACAGGTGTTGGAAAAACTGAAATAGCTCGTAGACTTGCCCAGCTTTCTGGTTCACCATTTTTAAAAGTAGAAGCTACGCGGTTCACAGAAGTTGGATATGTGGGTAAAAATGTTGATTCTATGATAAGAGAACTTGTGGAAATATCAGTTAATATGGTTAAACAAAAAAAGATGAAGGAAGTGGAAGAAAAAGCTAAACAAAATGTTGAAAATCGTATTTTAGAAGTTTTAATACCTTCAAAAAAACGTCCCTCTCAAATACCATTTGCAAATATATTTGGTATTCAAGAACCGGCACAACCTGTAGAAAACGCAAGAGAAGTTCATGAAAAAAGAGAGGAGTTACGGGAAAAACTGAGAAATGGGGAATTAGATAACGAAGAAATTGAAATTGAAATTGAATCAGGGAATCCTCCAATAGGTTTTATAGGGATACCAGAAATGGAGGATATGGGGATGGATCTTTCCCAATTGCTGGGTAATATTCTTCCAAAGCATAAGAAAAAAAGAAAGGTAAAAATATCCGAAGCAAAGCGTATATTACTTCCTATTGAGGAAGAGAAACTCGTAGATATGGATGACGTTATTCAGGAAGCGCTGAAACTTGCGCAAAATCGTGGAATAATATTTATAGATGAGATGGATAAAATAGCTGGAAATGGAGGCCATGGCCCCGATGTTTCACGTCAGGGAGTTCAGAGGGATCTTTTACCAATTGTTGAGGGAACGACAATAACAACAAAGTACGGTCCTGTAAAAACGGATTTTATACTTTTCATTGCTGCTGGAGCGTTTCATGTTTCAAAGCCTACAGAATTAATACCAGAACTTCAGGGAAGATTTCCAATAAGAGTTGAACTTGAACCTTTAAATATGAAAGATTTTGTGAGAATTCTTACAGAACCTGAAAACGCTTTAACCAAACAATACCAGGCTCTTTTGTATACAGAAGGAGTTCGGCTTGATTTTACAGAAGATGGTATAGAAGAGATAGCAACAGTGGCTTATAATCTTAATCAAAAGCTTGAAAATATAGGTGCACGCAGGCTTTATACTGTTATGGAAAAAGTTCTGGAGGAGGTGATGTTTGAGGCTCCGGAAACTGACGAAAAAATTACTGTTGACAGAGAGTTTGTAAAGGGAAAATTAAAAGGAATTGTTGAAGATGAAAATTTAAGCTCATACATTTTGTGA
- the dprA gene encoding DNA-processing protein DprA, whose translation MDNIELAILYSQGFSVKDLEAYRNLNVKFESVVKRTGKIEIEDIYQKIKQDLKNQKYGIVSFWDEEYPELLKNIWNPPAILFYKGDFSLLNSECFAVVGTRKATQYGRRVTETFVSKLSKKFVIISGLAFGIDTIAHTIALKEGKTVAVLGSGVEYCYPRSNSVLYENIISNGCVISEYLPWSRPKKYTFPERNRLIAGVSKGVLVTEAGRKSGAIITANFAADFGRDVFSIPGDIYRETSTGTNYLIKNGAQPVTDPGEILEFYGFVAKKEKIEISKVEWQILELLEEKTFDEIAIFMNMSVSDLLIQLTVLELKGLVYKSEDGTYKKGAIFNGSHQVYTGDEGDFN comes from the coding sequence ATGGATAATATAGAATTAGCGATTTTATATTCTCAGGGTTTTTCAGTTAAAGATTTAGAAGCGTATAGAAATTTAAACGTTAAGTTTGAAAGTGTGGTAAAAAGAACAGGAAAAATAGAAATAGAAGATATTTATCAAAAAATTAAACAGGATTTGAAAAATCAAAAGTATGGAATTGTAAGTTTCTGGGATGAGGAATACCCTGAGTTGTTGAAAAATATTTGGAATCCACCAGCTATTTTATTTTATAAAGGTGATTTTTCTCTTTTAAATAGTGAATGTTTTGCGGTAGTAGGAACAAGAAAAGCTACACAATATGGAAGAAGAGTAACTGAAACATTTGTGTCGAAATTATCCAAAAAATTTGTTATAATAAGTGGATTAGCTTTTGGTATAGATACTATTGCTCATACGATTGCCTTAAAAGAAGGGAAGACTGTAGCGGTTCTTGGTAGTGGTGTGGAATACTGTTATCCGCGCTCAAACTCTGTTTTATACGAAAATATAATCTCTAATGGTTGTGTAATAAGTGAATATTTACCATGGAGTCGACCGAAAAAGTACACATTTCCAGAAAGGAACAGATTGATTGCAGGAGTTTCAAAGGGAGTTTTAGTTACAGAGGCCGGAAGGAAAAGTGGAGCAATTATTACTGCTAATTTTGCGGCTGATTTTGGTCGTGATGTATTTTCCATACCAGGAGATATTTATAGAGAAACTTCCACAGGAACTAATTATTTGATAAAAAATGGAGCTCAGCCGGTGACTGATCCAGGGGAGATTTTAGAGTTTTATGGGTTTGTGGCTAAGAAAGAGAAGATTGAAATTAGTAAAGTAGAATGGCAAATTCTGGAATTATTAGAAGAGAAAACTTTTGATGAGATAGCGATTTTTATGAATATGTCTGTTAGTGATTTGCTTATACAATTGACGGTTTTAGAACTAAAAGGACTTGTGTATAAATCTGAGGATGGCACTTACAAAAAGGGGGCAATTTTTAATGGAAGTCATCAAGTCTATACAGGAGATGAAGGAGATTTCAACTAA
- a CDS encoding RnfABCDGE type electron transport complex subunit B — MVVVYSALVMGALGLAFGLFLAYSNEKFKVEEDPKVKMVLEVLPGINCGACGYPGCEGYANAVVKKGDSYDKCLPGRKSGVTEKIKEIMES; from the coding sequence GTGGTGGTAGTATATTCGGCGCTTGTTATGGGAGCTCTTGGATTGGCTTTTGGACTTTTTTTAGCGTACAGTAATGAAAAGTTCAAGGTTGAAGAAGATCCAAAGGTAAAAATGGTTCTGGAAGTACTTCCCGGGATAAATTGCGGGGCATGTGGATACCCTGGATGTGAAGGTTATGCAAATGCAGTGGTGAAAAAAGGAGATTCTTATGATAAATGTTTGCCTGGTAGGAAATCTGGAGTTACCGAAAAGATAAAAGAAATAATGGAGTCATAA
- a CDS encoding M16 family metallopeptidase, with protein MNFERFDTGIETYYYPMDNIRSVTIAFNIGVGAVYEPTSLLGISHFIEHASFRGTKNFTMHQLKHIIESVGGILNAWTDKENTLFYAKVPSFQAKESFDVLKEIVFSPLFSEKDIELEKEIIYQEYLSHKEDPVSNVYELMYSNLLKGPHTKSVIGTEETIKKISRDDLLSFHDEMYVPYNTKVIIVGHLENEALSYIKEKLNEKGGARTIKHTSKVLTGIVKGKKMENAKQVHLLYVRPGLSLLSEERYSAMVLNTLLSSGMSSFLFEEIREKLGLVYDIYSMNMFQKEWGLFAIYVATSLDKLDILNEKLFNLFSNFKLSDTLFEYGKKRLIGKLELSTESTSTITTMIVDYLTNDIIPESPDQLIEKVNNVTKDSVERVFEKIFLGDWSVVYVTPENENWHPKNLGVR; from the coding sequence GTGAATTTTGAAAGGTTTGACACAGGTATAGAAACTTATTATTATCCTATGGATAATATTCGTTCTGTTACAATAGCTTTTAATATAGGAGTTGGAGCAGTGTACGAGCCAACTTCTTTGTTGGGAATATCTCACTTTATTGAACATGCATCTTTTCGAGGAACAAAAAATTTTACGATGCATCAATTGAAGCATATAATAGAATCAGTTGGTGGTATATTAAATGCGTGGACCGATAAAGAAAATACGCTTTTTTATGCTAAAGTCCCTTCTTTTCAGGCTAAAGAATCTTTTGATGTTTTAAAAGAAATAGTATTTTCTCCTCTTTTTAGTGAAAAGGATATAGAATTAGAAAAGGAAATTATTTATCAGGAATATCTTTCGCATAAAGAAGATCCAGTAAGTAATGTTTATGAATTAATGTATAGCAATCTCCTCAAAGGGCCTCACACGAAAAGTGTTATTGGAACAGAGGAAACAATAAAAAAGATTTCAAGAGATGACCTGTTAAGTTTTCATGATGAAATGTACGTACCTTATAATACCAAAGTTATAATAGTGGGACATTTAGAAAACGAAGCTCTCAGCTATATTAAGGAAAAACTTAATGAAAAAGGTGGAGCAAGAACTATAAAGCACACGTCAAAAGTTCTCACAGGAATTGTAAAGGGAAAGAAAATGGAAAATGCTAAGCAGGTGCACCTTTTATATGTAAGACCTGGATTATCTCTTCTTTCGGAAGAACGTTATTCAGCGATGGTTCTTAATACTCTACTGAGTAGTGGAATGAGCTCATTTTTATTTGAAGAAATTAGAGAAAAACTTGGATTGGTTTATGATATATATTCTATGAATATGTTTCAGAAAGAATGGGGGCTGTTTGCAATATATGTGGCTACTTCCTTGGATAAATTGGACATTTTAAACGAAAAATTGTTTAATTTATTTTCAAATTTCAAACTTAGTGATACTCTCTTTGAATATGGAAAAAAGAGACTTATTGGAAAACTCGAGCTTTCTACAGAAAGCACATCTACAATTACGACAATGATCGTTGATTATTTGACCAACGATATCATTCCTGAATCTCCTGATCAATTGATTGAAAAAGTGAATAATGTTACAAAAGACTCTGTGGAAAGGGTATTTGAGAAGATTTTCCTGGGGGATTGGTCGGTTGTTTATGTGACGCCTGAAAATGAAAACTGGCATCCAAAGAATCTGGGGGTTAGATAA
- the pnp gene encoding polyribonucleotide nucleotidyltransferase, translated as MNVKEWKTKLFGRDLIVQYGKVAKQSSGSIWLQFGESVVLATVNISDRVIEGIDFVPLTVEYQEKFYAAGKIPGGFIKREGKPTESGILSARLIDRPIRPLFPKYLRNDVQLIVTVLSVDNDAPPDVAGIIAASLALNLSKIPFDGIVAGVRVGYVDGEFVIFPTETQLEKSKLDIVVAGSEEAITMVEGEAKEISEEEMVRALMVAHEAIKKIVDFEKEILKEFDVEKITIEEPKPLEEVIKKFEETLNVQELRQRLLVKEKLERSKKLNEYRDVVIENILNDIELEEDEKKLQESLLKELFDEKAKKLMRKIIIEEGIRADGRRPEDIRPITCELGLLPRAHGSALFTRGETQSLGIVTLGAPMEEQIVDTIMEEGTKRFILHYNFPPFSVGEVKPLRGPGRREIGHGHLAERALKAVVPDEDDYPYVVRVVSEILESNGSSSMATVCSGSLALMDAGVPIRTHVAGVAMGLIIEDDKAVILTDIQGLEDHWGDMDFKVAGTRNGITAFQMDCKVAGVGEELLNKALNQAKEARMKILDKLFETIEKPRENLSPHAPLIVTIHIDPTKVGDLIGPGGKVIKAIIKDYDVEISIDDVTGKVSIYGKDQGKVNDAVEYIKNITQEIEVGNEYTGKIIRIEPYGLFVEILPGKIGLAHVSKLGEDSKVFTKKYKVGDVIKVEVINIDEVGRIQLGKSKS; from the coding sequence ATAAATGTAAAAGAGTGGAAAACGAAATTATTTGGAAGAGATCTAATAGTTCAATATGGTAAAGTTGCAAAACAATCATCAGGTTCAATCTGGCTGCAGTTTGGCGAAAGTGTGGTGCTGGCTACTGTTAATATTTCGGATAGAGTTATTGAAGGAATTGATTTTGTCCCGTTAACAGTTGAATATCAGGAAAAATTTTACGCTGCTGGAAAAATTCCAGGAGGATTTATTAAAAGAGAAGGAAAACCTACAGAGTCTGGTATTTTGTCTGCAAGACTAATCGATAGGCCCATTCGGCCTTTGTTCCCAAAATATTTGAGAAATGATGTGCAATTAATTGTAACAGTATTATCAGTGGATAACGATGCTCCACCGGATGTTGCAGGGATTATAGCAGCCTCTCTTGCTCTAAATTTGTCTAAAATACCGTTTGATGGTATTGTCGCAGGAGTGAGGGTTGGTTATGTCGATGGTGAATTTGTTATTTTTCCTACAGAAACTCAATTAGAGAAAAGTAAGCTGGATATAGTTGTTGCTGGAAGCGAGGAAGCTATAACGATGGTGGAAGGCGAAGCAAAAGAAATAAGTGAAGAAGAAATGGTAAGGGCTCTTATGGTGGCTCATGAAGCGATAAAGAAAATAGTGGATTTTGAGAAAGAAATATTAAAAGAATTTGATGTTGAAAAAATTACTATAGAAGAGCCAAAACCGCTGGAAGAAGTGATAAAAAAATTCGAAGAAACACTTAATGTTCAGGAGTTAAGACAGCGACTTCTTGTGAAAGAGAAACTTGAAAGGTCTAAGAAATTAAACGAGTACAGGGATGTTGTAATAGAAAATATTTTAAATGATATAGAGCTTGAAGAAGACGAGAAAAAGTTACAGGAATCCTTATTGAAAGAGCTGTTTGATGAAAAGGCAAAAAAACTTATGAGGAAAATAATAATAGAAGAAGGAATAAGAGCTGATGGGAGAAGGCCAGAAGATATAAGACCTATTACATGTGAGTTAGGATTGTTGCCACGTGCGCATGGTTCTGCGCTTTTTACCCGTGGAGAAACGCAGAGTCTTGGCATTGTGACACTGGGAGCACCTATGGAAGAACAAATAGTTGATACTATAATGGAGGAAGGAACAAAACGGTTCATTTTACATTATAATTTTCCACCTTTTTCAGTTGGTGAAGTGAAACCATTACGTGGGCCTGGCAGAAGAGAAATTGGTCACGGACATCTGGCTGAAAGAGCGCTGAAGGCTGTTGTACCAGACGAAGATGATTACCCTTATGTTGTAAGGGTTGTTTCTGAAATTTTAGAGTCAAATGGTTCTTCATCGATGGCAACAGTCTGTTCTGGTTCGCTTGCCCTTATGGATGCAGGAGTTCCCATCAGGACACACGTTGCAGGGGTTGCCATGGGATTGATAATAGAAGATGATAAAGCCGTTATTTTAACAGATATTCAGGGACTTGAAGATCACTGGGGAGATATGGATTTCAAAGTCGCCGGTACACGAAATGGTATAACGGCGTTTCAAATGGATTGTAAAGTTGCCGGAGTTGGAGAAGAACTTTTAAATAAAGCGCTTAATCAGGCTAAAGAAGCGAGAATGAAAATACTGGATAAATTGTTTGAAACAATAGAAAAACCGCGTGAAAACCTGTCTCCACATGCTCCACTTATAGTGACTATACATATTGATCCTACTAAGGTGGGGGACCTAATAGGACCAGGTGGAAAGGTTATTAAGGCGATAATTAAAGATTACGATGTTGAAATATCAATAGATGATGTTACTGGAAAGGTGTCTATTTATGGAAAAGATCAGGGTAAAGTTAATGATGCTGTTGAGTATATTAAAAACATAACTCAGGAGATAGAAGTTGGTAACGAATATACAGGAAAAATAATTAGAATAGAACCATACGGTTTGTTTGTTGAAATACTTCCTGGAAAAATAGGACTTGCTCATGTAAGTAAACTTGGAGAAGATTCTAAAGTATTTACTAAAAAATATAAAGTAGGAGATGTTATAAAAGTGGAAGTTATTAATATAGATGAAGTTGGAAGAATTCAGCTTGGAAAATCAAAAAGCTAA
- a CDS encoding HD-GYP domain-containing protein: MIRWKRIEYVKPGEVVSEDVYDPSGFVILIKGGTALREGDIVLLKKRGVSHVPIEIESLDLSNPEIPSAIKPEMYFEIVEEYSSLLEEAKQGVIKLEHIVKQAEKIVSGVLENIDKQILNIFTKDDLPLVRHGINTSIISTMIGYELGFDEESLVKISTAALLHDIGYLNDILKRDIELLSDPHPIRGASLLKSRLKYNDEILLAVLHHHERYDGRGFPRGLKEETIPIYARIVAVADAYDTIISKDLPGVAGNPYKAVKWIVHSAGHYYDPNIVSVFVKYVGIYPTGTKVILSNGKKGTVIKVGKGLFPYVLVEGKVVDVVKEGITIKEIVD; the protein is encoded by the coding sequence ATGATCAGGTGGAAAAGAATAGAATATGTTAAACCAGGTGAAGTAGTTTCCGAAGATGTTTACGATCCATCAGGCTTTGTTATATTAATAAAGGGTGGTACAGCTCTTCGTGAGGGAGATATTGTCCTTTTGAAAAAAAGAGGAGTTTCGCACGTTCCTATAGAAATTGAAAGTTTAGATTTATCCAATCCAGAGATACCATCTGCTATCAAACCTGAAATGTATTTTGAAATTGTCGAAGAATATTCTTCACTTCTTGAGGAAGCGAAACAGGGAGTTATTAAATTGGAGCACATAGTAAAACAGGCAGAAAAAATAGTATCCGGAGTTCTTGAAAACATAGATAAGCAGATATTAAATATATTTACGAAAGACGACTTACCACTTGTGAGACATGGAATAAATACATCAATAATTTCGACAATGATAGGTTATGAATTAGGATTTGATGAAGAATCACTTGTTAAAATTTCCACTGCAGCACTTCTTCATGATATAGGATATCTAAATGATATTTTGAAAAGAGATATTGAGTTGTTATCTGATCCTCATCCTATCCGTGGAGCTTCCCTGTTAAAGAGCCGTCTCAAATATAATGATGAAATTTTACTTGCTGTTTTGCACCATCATGAGAGATATGATGGGAGAGGCTTTCCAAGGGGATTAAAGGAAGAAACTATACCGATTTATGCGAGGATTGTAGCAGTTGCTGATGCATACGATACGATTATTTCAAAAGATTTACCGGGGGTGGCTGGAAATCCTTACAAAGCGGTAAAGTGGATAGTACACAGCGCAGGTCATTATTATGATCCGAACATTGTTTCAGTATTTGTTAAATATGTTGGGATTTATCCAACAGGTACGAAAGTGATTTTGAGTAACGGTAAAAAAGGAACTGTGATTAAAGTTGGTAAAGGATTGTTTCCGTACGTCCTTGTAGAGGGGAAAGTTGTAGATGTGGTCAAAGAAGGAATCACAATTAAAGAAATTGTAGATTAA
- the panC gene encoding pantoate--beta-alanine ligase, translated as MEVIKSIQEMKEISTNFFRKGKSIGFVPTMGYLHDGHLALVKKAREDNEIVVVSIFVNPTQFGPGEDFENYPRDLERDLELLKSYKVDFVFVPDVFEMYSKDFSTYVEEQQLSKSLCGRSRPGHFRGVCTVVTKLFNIVKPTRAYFGQKDAQQFRVIRRMVRDLNMDVELIEMPIVREVDGLAMSSRNTYLNESERKEAVRLYKSLMKAKELFEKGVVDTKSIKSEMMKILNHPLLKVDYVEIVDEQTLEPVDRIENKVLIALAVFVGKARLIDNIILE; from the coding sequence ATGGAAGTCATCAAGTCTATACAGGAGATGAAGGAGATTTCAACTAACTTTTTTAGAAAGGGTAAGAGCATAGGGTTTGTTCCTACCATGGGGTATCTACATGATGGCCATCTTGCCCTTGTGAAAAAAGCGCGGGAAGACAATGAAATAGTTGTTGTAAGTATATTTGTGAATCCTACCCAGTTTGGTCCAGGGGAGGATTTTGAAAATTATCCCAGGGATTTAGAGAGAGATCTGGAACTTTTGAAGTCTTACAAAGTGGATTTTGTATTTGTTCCCGATGTTTTTGAAATGTATTCGAAAGATTTTTCAACTTATGTTGAAGAGCAGCAACTTTCAAAGAGTCTTTGTGGCCGTTCAAGGCCTGGTCATTTCAGGGGAGTTTGTACTGTAGTAACCAAACTGTTTAACATAGTAAAACCAACAAGGGCATATTTTGGCCAGAAGGATGCCCAACAATTTAGAGTTATTCGAAGAATGGTCAGGGATTTGAATATGGATGTGGAATTAATTGAAATGCCTATTGTTCGAGAGGTAGATGGTTTGGCGATGTCTTCTCGTAATACTTATTTAAATGAGAGTGAAAGAAAAGAAGCTGTGAGACTATACAAATCCCTCATGAAGGCTAAGGAATTATTTGAAAAAGGAGTTGTTGATACGAAAAGTATAAAGAGTGAAATGATGAAGATTCTAAATCATCCTCTTTTAAAAGTGGATTATGTAGAAATAGTTGATGAACAGACTCTGGAACCGGTTGATCGCATAGAAAATAAAGTTCTTATTGCGTTAGCTGTTTTTGTAGGAAAGGCAAGGTTAATAGACAATATAATACTGGAATAA
- a CDS encoding glycoside hydrolase family 31 protein, which translates to MSIYKLVYGIPDVDSEAVVNKRIAVELECSDEGLYKIENIFEDIEFFSEDGFLVLKRRVSEGLVYGFGDKVGALNKRGKRYTFWNTDNYTHHPGTDPLYKSFPFYIFIDSNGIKHGVFTDYPGYLEIDLDSEGNGEFTFKIKGRGFVQYVITGKSIKEIVSSYVKLTGKNTAFPIWAFGYQQSRWSYFSQKEVLEIAKKFRSRQIPCDVIWLDIDYMDSYKVFTWNPKTFSSPEKMVGKLHKMGFKISAIIDPGVKVEKGYEVFESGKNKYFLKDNSGKDFEGAVWPGRVRFPDFRERKVRKWWGRYVNEFSKIGIDGFWNDMNEISVFATEKELEEIRNLFKNSTLEEGVNLAIKAGTVGEIGRRGRGEDIVHLDGEPHYKVRNVYGFNMNRAAFEGIKSNKRKFLITRSAYSGIQRYGGVWTGDNHSWWEHIFLEMIRLSSLSLSGVFYSGCDVGGFGGDVNAELLIRFMQFGSFIPMFRNHSAIGTRNQEPWAFGKKYEDILKKVIQNRYTLIPYIYTEYMRGILKNVPLLVPLFYHFEKDKLTYNIEDEFMLGSSLLIAPVYRPGQYYRVVYLPKRALELNNNKFFSKGWHCIDAPLEIIPYFQIDGTIVPRWKAMNYLFEKEPEFVNATVVAYSGKAAGYFYEDDGITKEYKKGKYNLYKIFYKDGDIYVKALKEAIPHKSRRWIFKVFTKNNVETLEKII; encoded by the coding sequence ATGTCTATTTATAAGTTAGTTTACGGGATTCCAGATGTTGATAGCGAAGCTGTGGTAAATAAAAGAATAGCTGTAGAATTAGAATGTTCTGATGAAGGTCTTTATAAAATTGAGAATATTTTTGAGGATATTGAGTTCTTTTCAGAAGATGGGTTTCTTGTGTTAAAACGGAGAGTTTCAGAAGGATTAGTTTATGGGTTTGGTGATAAAGTTGGAGCACTTAACAAACGTGGAAAAAGATACACATTCTGGAATACAGATAATTATACTCATCATCCTGGTACTGATCCTTTATACAAAAGCTTTCCATTTTATATATTTATAGACTCTAATGGTATTAAGCACGGAGTGTTCACTGATTATCCTGGATATTTAGAGATAGATTTAGATAGCGAAGGAAATGGCGAATTTACGTTTAAAATAAAAGGTAGAGGTTTTGTGCAGTACGTTATTACCGGGAAAAGCATAAAGGAAATTGTTTCAAGTTATGTAAAACTCACTGGAAAAAACACAGCTTTCCCTATATGGGCCTTTGGCTATCAGCAGAGTAGATGGAGTTATTTTTCTCAGAAAGAAGTTTTGGAGATTGCTAAAAAGTTTAGAAGCAGGCAAATTCCATGTGATGTTATCTGGCTTGATATTGATTATATGGATAGTTATAAAGTTTTCACATGGAATCCTAAAACCTTTTCTTCTCCGGAAAAAATGGTGGGAAAACTTCATAAGATGGGATTTAAAATAAGTGCTATTATTGATCCAGGTGTTAAGGTGGAAAAAGGTTACGAGGTATTTGAAAGTGGAAAAAACAAATACTTTTTGAAAGATAATTCCGGGAAAGACTTTGAAGGCGCGGTGTGGCCTGGAAGAGTAAGGTTTCCTGATTTTAGGGAGAGGAAAGTCAGGAAATGGTGGGGAAGATATGTGAATGAATTTTCGAAAATTGGTATTGATGGATTCTGGAACGATATGAATGAAATATCTGTATTTGCTACTGAAAAAGAATTGGAAGAAATAAGAAATTTGTTTAAAAATTCTACACTTGAAGAAGGTGTAAATTTAGCTATTAAGGCTGGAACAGTTGGCGAAATTGGAAGAAGAGGTAGGGGCGAGGATATAGTACATTTAGATGGGGAACCTCATTATAAAGTTAGAAATGTATACGGATTCAATATGAATCGTGCAGCGTTTGAAGGGATCAAAAGTAATAAAAGAAAATTTTTAATAACAAGATCAGCTTACAGTGGAATTCAACGTTATGGTGGTGTTTGGACAGGAGATAATCATAGCTGGTGGGAACATATTTTTCTTGAAATGATAAGACTTTCTTCTCTTAGTTTATCCGGGGTGTTTTATTCAGGATGCGATGTTGGAGGATTTGGAGGAGATGTAAACGCAGAATTACTGATAAGATTTATGCAATTTGGAAGCTTTATTCCTATGTTTAGAAATCATTCCGCCATTGGGACGCGAAATCAAGAACCCTGGGCTTTTGGAAAAAAATATGAGGATATTTTGAAAAAAGTTATACAGAATAGATATACTCTTATACCGTATATTTATACAGAATATATGAGAGGTATATTGAAAAATGTTCCACTTTTAGTGCCTTTGTTCTATCATTTTGAGAAAGATAAATTAACATACAATATAGAAGATGAGTTTATGCTGGGGAGTTCATTATTGATAGCTCCTGTATATAGACCTGGTCAATATTACAGGGTAGTTTATCTTCCAAAAAGAGCTCTGGAATTGAACAATAATAAATTTTTCTCAAAAGGCTGGCATTGCATTGATGCACCTCTTGAGATTATCCCTTATTTTCAGATAGATGGTACAATAGTACCACGCTGGAAGGCAATGAATTACCTGTTTGAAAAAGAGCCCGAATTTGTAAACGCAACGGTAGTCGCGTACAGTGGAAAAGCGGCGGGATATTTTTATGAAGATGATGGGATAACAAAAGAATATAAAAAAGGTAAGTATAATCTGTACAAAATATTTTACAAAGACGGGGACATTTATGTGAAAGCACTTAAAGAGGCTATTCCACATAAATCTCGCAGGTGGATTTTCAAAGTATTTACCAAAAATAATGTAGAAACGTTAGAAAAAATTATTTGA